The following proteins are encoded in a genomic region of Methanomassiliicoccales archaeon:
- a CDS encoding MBL fold metallo-hydrolase, with product MDRDGPSVQIGNGIEVTSGEVKFFLDPRKVSAEGICCVSHAHSDHMPTSFDGGPLFCSDITLRCMRGRVKSKKSKTYLENVEKGKSPLVKASGAGHIIGSNMFMLDAGQKVLYTGDFCPQDRLDMEGARPQKCDVLIIEATYGNPRYRFPDRNEMVKVIRDWVEDILNQEYSAVLHAYPLGKSQELITMLKGFQPRLHGSVLDTTRMLEADDLKFDYLPFDPSDKGPQLVISPGAWGENGLDMLRKKRSADVSGWCLDARSRSLGKMSWGMDQGFAYSDHADFYELIDFVKKCDPSVVYTHHGSEELLASEIKKRLDITAIPLMKAKKGQSNLGCYC from the coding sequence CGAGGTCACCTCGGGCGAGGTGAAGTTCTTCCTCGATCCCCGCAAGGTGTCCGCTGAGGGCATCTGCTGCGTGTCCCACGCCCATTCCGACCACATGCCCACGAGCTTCGACGGCGGCCCGCTCTTCTGCTCGGACATCACCCTGCGCTGCATGCGCGGAAGGGTGAAGAGCAAGAAGTCCAAGACCTACCTGGAGAACGTGGAGAAAGGAAAAAGTCCTCTGGTCAAGGCCAGCGGGGCCGGGCACATAATAGGCTCGAACATGTTCATGCTCGACGCGGGACAGAAGGTGCTGTACACCGGCGATTTCTGCCCCCAGGACCGCCTGGACATGGAAGGCGCCCGACCGCAGAAGTGCGACGTGCTGATAATCGAAGCGACGTACGGGAACCCTCGCTACAGATTCCCGGACCGCAACGAGATGGTCAAGGTCATACGCGACTGGGTGGAGGACATACTGAACCAAGAGTACTCCGCGGTCCTGCACGCCTACCCCCTCGGCAAATCCCAAGAACTGATCACCATGCTCAAGGGGTTCCAGCCCCGGCTTCACGGCTCGGTGCTGGACACCACCCGCATGTTGGAGGCGGACGACCTGAAGTTCGATTATTTGCCGTTCGACCCCAGCGACAAGGGACCGCAGCTGGTCATCAGTCCCGGCGCCTGGGGGGAGAACGGCCTGGACATGCTTAGGAAGAAGCGCTCCGCCGACGTCTCCGGCTGGTGCCTGGACGCCCGGAGCCGGTCGCTCGGCAAGATGAGCTGGGGCATGGACCAGGGTTTCGCTTACTCGGACCACGCCGATTTCTACGAGCTCATCGACTTCGTTAAGAAGTGTGATCCCTCCGTCGTCTACACGCACCACGGGTCGGAAGAGCTTCTGGCCAGCGAGATAAAGAAACGCCTGGACATCACGGCCATACCTTTGATGAAGGCCAAGAAAGGGCAGAGCAATCTGGGCTGCTACTGCTGA